In the genome of Palaemon carinicauda isolate YSFRI2023 chromosome 15, ASM3689809v2, whole genome shotgun sequence, one region contains:
- the LOC137653975 gene encoding golgin subfamily A member 6-like protein 6, with the protein MKERDKPEEWYEMKQREKSGKWYEKKQREKPREWYEMKQREKPGEWYEMQQWEKPEEWYEMKQMDKPGEWYEMKEREKPKEWNEMKQMDKPGESYKMKQSEKPREWLEIKQREKPEEGYELGQREKPGEWYELGQRKKPGEWYKVKKRDKPGEWYEMKQREKLGEIYEMKQRDKP; encoded by the coding sequence ATGAAGGAAAGGGATAAGCCagaagagtggtatgagatgaagcaaagggagaagtcAGGAAAGTGGTATGAGAAAAAACAAAGGGAGAAGCcaagagagtggtatgagatgaagcaaagggagaagccaggagagtggtatgaaaTGCAGCAATGGGAGAAGCCAGAAGAATGGTATGAAATGAAGCAAATGgataagccaggagagtggtatgagatgaaggaAAGGGAGAAGCCAAAAGAGTGGAATGAGATGAAGCAAATGGATAAGCCAGGAGAGTCTTATAAGATGAAGCAAAGTGAGAAGCCGAGAGAGTGGCTTGAGATAAAGCAAAGGGAAAAGCCAGAAGAGGGGTATGAGCTGgggcaaagggagaagccaggagagtggtatgagctGGGGCAAAGGaagaagccaggagagtggtataaGGTGAAGAAAAGGGATAaaccaggagagtggtatgagatgaagcaaagggagaagctaGGAGAGATTTATGAGATGAAACAAAGGGATAAGCCATAA